From a single Rhizobium lusitanum genomic region:
- a CDS encoding elongation factor G, producing MRTLNLGILAHVDAGKTSLTERLLFDTGIIDKLGSVDTGSTQTDSLELERQRGITIRAAVVSFTIGNTVVNLIDTPGHPDFIAEVERVLGLLDAAVVVVSAVEGVQAQTRVLVRALQRLSVPFLFFINKVDRLGARYDEVLEAIANQLPVRPIAMSAVIDAGSKLARVEAVDLGGEPVFTTLCETLAENDDALLGDYVLAPDRLSTERLGRCLADQVAKGLVHPAFAGAATTGVGVPALASAIATILPHRRLDPDGPVVGKIFKIERGWGGEKLSYIDLKSGTIQLRQYLNLPKGPARVTGIHVFEAGRIDTVASLRAGQIARISGLGSARTGDMVGTDLLSAGRHQFAPPTLETCVRAKRPSDNAALWLALNQLAEQDPLINLRRNEDANEVFVSLYGEVQKEVIQSTLLTDFGLEAMFEASTVICVERLVGSGTGLEIIFKEPNPFIATVGLRVEPRPEGAGNSFALEVDLGQMPASFYRAVEETVFETLKQGILGWQIIDCHVAMTSARQSSPTSTAADFRQLTPLVLATALSAAQTVVCEPVDRFYVEAPAATLNGLLTLLAKSGASTKDSVIANGVVRLEGTIASAMIQSIQHQVPGLTSGMGTMETSFDHYAPAAGSQRSRRRSGPDPFNRTEYLLRMRRNLAGTNPAIEKGDWSS from the coding sequence ATGCGCACTTTGAATCTGGGCATCCTGGCCCATGTAGACGCAGGCAAGACTAGCCTTACCGAACGGCTGCTTTTTGATACTGGCATCATCGACAAGCTTGGCAGCGTCGATACCGGTAGTACACAAACGGATAGCCTCGAACTCGAACGGCAACGTGGCATCACTATCAGGGCTGCCGTCGTGTCTTTCACCATCGGCAATACCGTCGTCAATCTCATCGACACGCCCGGTCACCCTGACTTCATTGCTGAGGTCGAGCGGGTGCTTGGATTGCTGGACGCAGCAGTGGTCGTTGTTTCGGCGGTCGAAGGCGTGCAAGCGCAGACGCGCGTGCTGGTGCGGGCGCTGCAACGTCTTTCCGTCCCGTTCCTGTTCTTCATTAATAAGGTCGATCGCCTCGGCGCGCGCTATGATGAGGTGCTGGAGGCCATTGCCAACCAACTGCCTGTTCGGCCCATCGCCATGTCGGCCGTCATCGATGCCGGCAGCAAACTTGCCCGGGTCGAGGCAGTCGACCTCGGAGGTGAACCAGTTTTCACGACCTTATGCGAAACACTGGCGGAAAACGACGACGCGCTGCTGGGCGACTATGTCCTGGCCCCTGATCGTCTAAGCACCGAAAGGCTTGGACGTTGCCTGGCCGACCAGGTCGCCAAAGGCCTGGTGCATCCGGCATTTGCGGGAGCCGCAACGACCGGCGTTGGCGTGCCTGCCCTGGCATCGGCCATTGCGACAATCCTCCCCCACCGTCGGCTCGACCCGGACGGCCCGGTCGTCGGAAAAATCTTCAAAATCGAGCGCGGATGGGGCGGCGAAAAACTGTCCTATATCGACCTGAAATCCGGCACGATCCAGCTCCGACAATATCTGAACTTGCCCAAAGGCCCGGCGAGGGTAACCGGAATTCATGTTTTCGAAGCCGGCCGTATTGATACCGTTGCCAGCCTCCGCGCTGGGCAGATCGCCCGCATCAGTGGACTTGGCAGTGCCAGGACAGGCGACATGGTGGGAACCGACCTGCTCTCGGCTGGTCGGCACCAGTTTGCCCCACCGACCCTTGAAACCTGCGTCCGAGCCAAGCGGCCCTCCGACAATGCGGCGCTCTGGTTGGCGCTGAACCAGTTGGCCGAACAGGATCCCCTGATCAATCTGCGCAGAAACGAGGATGCGAACGAAGTCTTCGTGTCGCTCTATGGCGAAGTGCAAAAGGAAGTCATCCAGTCGACCCTGCTGACGGACTTCGGTCTTGAGGCAATGTTTGAGGCGAGCACGGTCATCTGCGTGGAAAGGCTCGTCGGAAGCGGGACCGGCCTCGAAATCATCTTCAAGGAGCCGAATCCATTTATCGCGACCGTTGGACTGCGTGTTGAACCGCGACCGGAAGGGGCGGGCAACAGCTTCGCGCTGGAAGTGGACTTGGGTCAGATGCCTGCAAGCTTCTACCGGGCGGTCGAGGAAACCGTATTCGAAACGCTGAAGCAGGGTATCCTCGGCTGGCAGATCATCGATTGCCATGTGGCTATGACCTCGGCCCGGCAGAGTTCCCCGACGAGCACCGCCGCTGACTTCCGGCAATTGACCCCTCTGGTGCTGGCAACGGCTCTATCGGCCGCGCAAACCGTTGTATGTGAACCGGTCGACCGCTTTTACGTTGAAGCTCCTGCGGCGACGTTGAACGGCCTGCTCACCTTGCTTGCGAAATCCGGTGCATCCACGAAGGATTCCGTGATTGCCAATGGGGTGGTCCGACTGGAAGGCACGATAGCGTCTGCGATGATCCAAAGCATCCAGCACCAGGTTCCAGGGCTGACGAGCGGCATGGGGACCATGGAAACGTCCTTTGACCATTATGCCCCAGCGGCTGGCTCGCAGCGGTCGCGCCGGCGCTCTGGCCCCGATCCGTTCAATCGTACTGAATATCTGCTTCGCATGCGTCGTAATCTCGCCGGGACTAACCCGGCGATCGAAAAGGGAGATTGGTCGTCGTGA
- a CDS encoding LysE family translocator — translation MTQSLIVGAFLAALFYVLIPGPAFLALLGIGAGQGRKAGAFFMSGHLVGDLIWSSLALIAIVGAKTLGTFVFDLLGLLCGFYLAWIGWSAVTAKPRSDGKTLLNVDRPFRRGLIFGVTNPKGYPVALATFTALVAGSAGALTFSALPLLVTVSLAGFITADIILIGIIGASVVRRFYRAHERMIVRCSGVLFMGFAAQALWHATPGLLGWRKA, via the coding sequence ATGACGCAATCACTTATCGTCGGCGCTTTTCTGGCGGCTTTGTTCTATGTGCTGATTCCGGGTCCGGCTTTTCTGGCGCTTCTCGGTATCGGTGCCGGGCAGGGCCGCAAGGCCGGTGCCTTCTTCATGAGCGGCCATCTCGTCGGAGATCTGATATGGTCATCACTCGCCTTGATTGCAATTGTTGGCGCAAAAACTCTCGGCACATTTGTCTTCGATCTGCTCGGATTGCTCTGTGGTTTTTATCTCGCCTGGATCGGCTGGAGTGCCGTGACCGCCAAGCCGAGGTCGGATGGCAAGACGCTGCTCAACGTCGACCGCCCGTTCCGTCGCGGCCTGATTTTCGGCGTCACCAATCCAAAGGGATATCCGGTGGCGCTGGCGACCTTTACCGCGCTGGTGGCGGGGTCTGCCGGGGCATTGACGTTCAGCGCGCTCCCCTTGCTGGTTACCGTTTCTCTTGCCGGCTTCATCACCGCCGACATCATCCTGATCGGCATCATCGGCGCGAGCGTCGTCCGGCGTTTCTATCGCGCTCACGAGCGAATGATCGTGCGTTGTTCCGGCGTGCTCTTCATGGGCTTTGCAGCACAGGCGCTGTGGCACGCGACGCCCGGCCTGCTCGGCTGGCGCAAGGCCTGA
- a CDS encoding MarR family winged helix-turn-helix transcriptional regulator produces MSSRIDTDSLAFLVADCARLMRTAFERRILVAGLGLTAGEARTLIQVAAVNGSRQLDIASRMGLEPMTVSAFLDKLQARGLIERQPDPLDRRAKRIVLSETADAKLKQIGREICAVERDAVQGFNHGLQDELHHALRVFRSNLQNADMPVEMERELRPAE; encoded by the coding sequence ATGAGCAGCAGGATAGATACGGATTCGCTTGCCTTTTTGGTAGCGGATTGCGCCCGATTGATGCGAACGGCTTTCGAGCGGCGCATTCTGGTCGCGGGACTTGGCCTCACAGCGGGCGAAGCACGAACACTGATTCAGGTGGCCGCCGTCAATGGCAGCCGACAGCTTGACATCGCCTCTCGCATGGGGCTGGAGCCGATGACGGTCAGCGCCTTCCTCGACAAGTTGCAGGCACGCGGCCTAATCGAGCGACAGCCAGACCCCCTCGACCGCCGCGCCAAGCGCATCGTGTTGTCGGAAACCGCCGACGCGAAGCTGAAACAGATCGGCAGGGAGATCTGTGCGGTGGAACGCGATGCGGTGCAAGGTTTCAATCACGGCCTGCAGGACGAACTGCATCACGCGCTCCGCGTCTTCCGCAGCAATCTGCAGAATGCGGATATGCCGGTCGAGATGGAACGTGAATTGAGGCCGGCGGAATAA
- a CDS encoding argininosuccinate synthase produces MASHKDVKKVVLAYSGGLDTSIILKWLQTELGAEVVTFTADLGQGEELEPARKKAEMLGIKEIYIEDVREEFVRDFVFPMFRANAVYEGVYLLGTSIARPLISKHLIEIARKTGADAIAHGATGKGNDQVRFELSAYALNPDIKIIAPWRDWSFKSRTDLLAFAEEHQIPVAKDKKGEAPFSVDANLLHSSSEGKVLEDPSQEAPEYVHMRTISPEAAPDKATIIKVGFEKGDAVSINGERLSPATLLAKLNDYGRDNGIGRLDLVENRFVGMKSRGVYETPGGTILLAAHRAIESITLDRGAAHLKDELMPRYAELIYYGFWFSPEREMLQALIDKSQEHVEGEVTLKLYKGNVMTIGRESPKSLYSDKLVTFEDDQGAYDQKDAAGFIKLNALRLRTLAKRNLTK; encoded by the coding sequence ATGGCATCACATAAAGACGTGAAGAAAGTCGTTCTCGCCTATTCGGGCGGTCTCGACACCTCGATTATCCTGAAGTGGCTGCAGACGGAGCTTGGCGCCGAAGTCGTCACCTTCACCGCCGATCTCGGCCAGGGCGAAGAGCTTGAGCCGGCGCGCAAGAAGGCCGAAATGCTCGGCATCAAGGAAATCTATATCGAGGATGTGCGCGAAGAATTCGTGCGCGATTTCGTCTTCCCGATGTTCCGCGCCAATGCCGTTTATGAAGGCGTCTACCTGCTCGGCACGTCGATTGCCCGTCCGCTGATCTCCAAGCACCTGATCGAGATCGCCAGGAAGACCGGCGCCGATGCGATTGCTCACGGCGCGACCGGCAAGGGCAACGACCAGGTCCGTTTCGAACTGTCGGCCTATGCGCTGAACCCGGACATCAAGATCATCGCGCCGTGGCGCGACTGGTCGTTCAAGAGCCGCACCGACTTGCTCGCATTCGCCGAAGAGCACCAGATCCCGGTTGCCAAGGACAAGAAGGGCGAAGCGCCGTTCTCCGTCGACGCCAATCTTCTGCACTCCTCGTCCGAGGGCAAGGTTCTGGAAGATCCGTCGCAGGAAGCGCCGGAATATGTGCACATGCGCACGATTTCGCCGGAAGCTGCTCCCGACAAGGCGACCATCATCAAGGTCGGCTTCGAGAAGGGTGATGCCGTCTCGATCAATGGCGAGCGCCTGAGCCCGGCGACGCTGCTGGCAAAGCTCAATGATTACGGTCGCGACAACGGCATTGGCCGCCTCGATCTCGTCGAGAACCGTTTCGTTGGCATGAAGTCGCGTGGCGTCTACGAGACCCCGGGCGGCACGATCCTGCTCGCCGCGCACCGCGCCATCGAATCGATCACGCTCGATCGTGGTGCCGCGCACCTCAAGGACGAGCTGATGCCGCGTTACGCGGAACTGATCTATTACGGCTTCTGGTTCTCGCCGGAGCGCGAAATGCTGCAGGCCCTGATCGACAAGAGCCAGGAGCATGTCGAAGGTGAAGTGACGCTGAAGCTCTACAAGGGCAATGTCATGACCATCGGTCGCGAAAGCCCGAAGTCGCTCTATTCCGACAAGCTGGTCACCTTCGAAGACGACCAGGGCGCTTACGACCAAAAGGACGCGGCCGGCTTCATCAAACTCAACGCGCTGCGCCTGCGCACGCTCGCCAAGCGCAACCTGACCAAGTAA
- a CDS encoding type II toxin-antitoxin system RelE/ParE family toxin — MSAKSRSYKLLPKARQDLDAIWRYTFETWSLQQANTYYTELIGCFPDLAAGTARGRKVGGIKPEYLALAHGSHFIIYKDGAQTVTIIRILHRRMNVGAHL, encoded by the coding sequence ATGTCCGCTAAAAGCCGATCCTATAAGCTCTTGCCGAAAGCGCGACAGGATTTGGATGCTATTTGGCGATATACATTTGAGACATGGTCTCTTCAGCAGGCAAATACTTACTACACTGAGTTGATTGGTTGTTTTCCGGACTTGGCAGCCGGAACAGCACGCGGTCGCAAAGTCGGTGGCATAAAACCTGAATATCTCGCCTTGGCCCACGGGTCACATTTCATCATCTACAAAGACGGCGCTCAAACCGTCACGATCATCCGTATCCTGCATCGGCGGATGAATGTCGGCGCTCATCTCTGA
- a CDS encoding type II toxin-antitoxin system ParD family antitoxin, whose product MTKHVSVEIDEQMDAFIGEQISHGNYGSPSEVIDAALKLFRTRAEIEAIAAAIAEGEASGEPEEFDGEAFLTELHRKYVR is encoded by the coding sequence GTGACAAAGCATGTGTCCGTAGAGATCGATGAGCAGATGGACGCGTTCATCGGCGAGCAGATCAGCCATGGCAATTACGGCTCGCCGAGCGAGGTTATCGATGCCGCGCTGAAACTATTCCGCACGAGGGCCGAAATAGAAGCTATTGCGGCTGCAATCGCTGAGGGCGAGGCGTCGGGCGAGCCGGAGGAGTTCGACGGTGAAGCGTTTCTGACGGAGTTGCATCGCAAGTATGTCCGCTAA
- a CDS encoding SDR family NAD(P)-dependent oxidoreductase, with amino-acid sequence MTDIQDIFKKSNVAVITGGASGIGLAAAKYFANLGMSVAIADLGGDRLADARAELEAIAGEEHVMAVETDVAQKEALEALERAVLQRFGRVHVLMNNAGIGPETSIFSPQAGWDAILGVNLLAVINGTRVFGPAMLAHGEPGLIINTGSKQGITTPPGNPAYNVSKAGVKVFTEALQHELRNTEGGKISAHLLIPGFVFTGLTQGDRRQKPAAAWTAEQTVNFMVESLKRGDFYILCPDNDVARPTDERRMLWAAGDIVENRPPLSRWHPDYADTFKAFLEKKD; translated from the coding sequence GTGACCGATATTCAAGACATTTTCAAAAAATCCAATGTTGCCGTCATCACCGGCGGCGCCTCCGGCATCGGCCTTGCCGCGGCGAAATATTTCGCAAACCTCGGCATGAGCGTCGCCATTGCCGATCTCGGTGGTGACCGGTTGGCGGATGCGCGTGCTGAGCTTGAAGCCATCGCCGGCGAAGAGCATGTCATGGCCGTCGAAACAGACGTTGCCCAGAAAGAGGCGCTGGAAGCTCTCGAGCGCGCCGTCCTGCAACGCTTCGGCCGGGTGCATGTGCTGATGAACAATGCCGGCATCGGGCCGGAAACCTCGATCTTCAGCCCGCAGGCCGGCTGGGACGCTATTCTCGGCGTCAATCTCCTCGCCGTCATCAACGGCACGCGTGTCTTCGGACCCGCCATGCTGGCCCATGGCGAGCCCGGACTGATCATCAATACCGGCTCGAAGCAAGGTATCACCACGCCGCCCGGCAACCCGGCCTACAATGTCTCCAAGGCCGGCGTGAAGGTCTTCACCGAGGCGCTGCAGCATGAGCTGCGCAACACCGAAGGCGGGAAGATCTCCGCGCATCTGCTGATCCCCGGTTTCGTCTTCACCGGCCTGACCCAGGGCGACCGCAGGCAAAAGCCGGCTGCCGCCTGGACGGCGGAGCAGACGGTCAATTTCATGGTGGAAAGCCTGAAGCGCGGCGATTTCTACATCCTCTGCCCGGACAATGACGTAGCACGGCCGACCGACGAGCGCCGCATGCTCTGGGCTGCCGGCGATATCGTCGAAAACCGTCCGCCGCTGTCGCGCTGGCATCCTGATTATGCCGACACGTTCAAGGCTTTCCTGGAAAAGAAGGATTGA
- a CDS encoding LysE family translocator → MDFLPSLSTLLAFTAATLLLAMTPGPDMTLSISRALAQGKRAALFVVLGTTLGVVVHTCLVAFGISALITASPVAFTMLKTGGAAYLLWLAIQAIRFGSSLSVMQVDAARKTPLSNIANGFWVNLLNPKVIIFFMTFLPQFVTAGDPAVTHKLLFLGFFFIVVGVPVNIIVVLAADKLSSWLQNNRRVLRGLDYTFAGVFSIFAAKIFLTQAR, encoded by the coding sequence ATGGATTTCCTACCCAGCCTGTCGACCCTGCTCGCCTTTACCGCCGCGACCTTGCTTCTCGCGATGACCCCCGGCCCGGACATGACGCTCTCGATCAGCCGCGCCTTGGCCCAGGGGAAAAGGGCCGCACTCTTCGTGGTCCTCGGCACCACCCTCGGCGTCGTCGTTCACACATGCCTGGTAGCCTTTGGCATCTCGGCGCTGATAACGGCATCGCCTGTTGCCTTCACCATGCTCAAAACCGGCGGCGCCGCCTATCTGCTGTGGCTGGCGATCCAGGCGATCCGCTTCGGCTCCAGCCTGTCGGTCATGCAGGTCGACGCGGCCAGGAAAACACCGCTCTCCAACATCGCCAACGGTTTCTGGGTCAATCTGCTGAACCCGAAGGTCATAATCTTCTTCATGACCTTCCTGCCGCAGTTCGTCACGGCGGGCGACCCGGCCGTCACGCATAAGCTGCTATTCCTGGGATTTTTCTTCATCGTCGTCGGCGTGCCGGTGAACATCATCGTCGTTCTCGCCGCCGACAAGCTGTCGTCCTGGCTGCAGAACAACCGCCGAGTCCTGCGCGGCCTTGACTATACATTCGCCGGCGTCTTTTCGATCTTCGCGGCGAAGATTTTCCTCACGCAGGCGCGTTGA
- the rlmN gene encoding 23S rRNA (adenine(2503)-C(2))-methyltransferase RlmN, whose protein sequence is MSAIDVMTPSKLKPMPVSQPVELSPKPSLIGLTREEMGAALKEKGVADKQVKMRVSQLWNWIYVRGVSDFDAMANVSKDMREMLKTHFTIARPEIVEEQVSNDGTRKWLLRFPPRGAGRPVEVETVYIPEEGRGTLCVSSQVGCTLTCSFCHTGTQRLVRNLTAEEILSQLLLARDRLGDFPDREAPQSTIMPAEGRKVSNMVMMGMGEPLYNFESVKTALLIASDGDGLSLSKRRITLSTSGVVPEIYRTGDEIGVMLAISLHAVRDDLRDMLVPINKKYPLKELMDACRSYPGVSNARRITFEYVMLKGVNDSLEDAKGLIQLLKGIPSKINLIPFNPWPGTNYQCSDWEQIEKFADFINAAGYASPIRTPRGRDILAACGQLKSDSERMRKTERLAFEAMMIANHGED, encoded by the coding sequence ATGTCCGCCATCGATGTCATGACCCCATCCAAGCTCAAGCCGATGCCCGTATCGCAGCCGGTCGAGCTTTCGCCGAAACCGTCGCTGATCGGCCTGACGCGCGAGGAAATGGGGGCGGCTCTCAAGGAAAAGGGTGTCGCCGACAAGCAAGTCAAGATGCGTGTCAGCCAGCTCTGGAACTGGATCTATGTGCGCGGCGTCTCGGATTTCGACGCCATGGCGAACGTCTCCAAGGACATGCGCGAAATGCTGAAGACGCATTTCACCATTGCTCGTCCGGAGATCGTCGAGGAGCAGGTCTCCAATGACGGCACCCGCAAGTGGCTGCTGCGCTTCCCGCCACGGGGTGCCGGCCGTCCCGTCGAGGTCGAAACCGTCTATATCCCGGAAGAAGGGCGCGGGACGCTTTGCGTTTCCAGCCAGGTCGGCTGTACGCTCACCTGCTCCTTCTGTCATACCGGCACGCAGCGCCTGGTGCGCAACCTGACGGCGGAAGAGATCCTGTCGCAGTTGCTGCTCGCGCGCGACCGGCTCGGCGATTTTCCGGACCGCGAAGCGCCGCAGAGCACGATCATGCCGGCGGAAGGCCGCAAGGTCAGCAACATGGTCATGATGGGCATGGGTGAACCGCTCTACAATTTCGAAAGCGTCAAGACGGCGCTGCTGATCGCCTCCGACGGCGATGGCCTGTCGCTGTCGAAGCGCCGCATCACGCTGTCTACCTCCGGCGTCGTGCCAGAAATTTACCGCACCGGCGATGAGATCGGCGTCATGCTGGCAATCTCGCTGCATGCGGTGCGCGACGACCTGCGCGACATGCTGGTGCCGATCAACAAGAAATATCCGCTGAAGGAATTGATGGACGCCTGCCGCTCCTATCCCGGCGTTTCCAATGCACGGCGCATCACCTTCGAATATGTGATGCTGAAGGGCGTCAACGACAGTCTTGAGGACGCCAAGGGGCTGATCCAGCTGCTGAAGGGCATCCCTTCGAAGATCAACCTCATCCCCTTCAATCCCTGGCCGGGCACGAACTACCAGTGTTCGGACTGGGAACAGATCGAGAAATTCGCTGATTTCATCAATGCGGCCGGTTACGCCTCGCCGATCCGCACGCCGCGCGGCCGCGACATTCTCGCCGCCTGCGGCCAGTTGAAGTCGGATTCGGAGCGCATGCGCAAGACCGAGCGGCTGGCCTTTGAAGCCATGATGATCGCCAATCACGGCGAGGATTGA
- a CDS encoding invasion associated locus B family protein yields MFVKSFAIALSLVLAGTGIASAQTKKQAPAQAQAGTQAAPTRIQQFDAWGAYSYQSGAGKVCYVLSVPTTKMPATGIDHGDNFFIVSQRPGQNISYEPQAMMGYPLKDNSKVDVIIDNKTFVLFTKDKAAWVENAAQEPALVAALKSGHSLKVTATSKRGTPTTYTYSLKGVTAALKQIENCK; encoded by the coding sequence ATGTTTGTAAAAAGCTTCGCAATCGCCCTCTCGCTCGTTCTCGCCGGCACCGGCATTGCCTCCGCGCAGACCAAGAAGCAGGCGCCCGCTCAGGCGCAGGCGGGGACACAGGCGGCTCCGACGCGCATCCAGCAATTCGATGCCTGGGGCGCCTATTCCTACCAGTCCGGCGCCGGCAAGGTCTGCTACGTTCTTTCCGTGCCGACGACCAAGATGCCGGCCACGGGTATCGATCACGGCGACAACTTCTTCATCGTTTCCCAGCGTCCGGGCCAGAATATCTCCTATGAGCCGCAGGCGATGATGGGCTATCCGCTCAAGGACAATTCCAAGGTTGACGTCATCATTGACAACAAGACCTTCGTGCTGTTCACCAAGGACAAGGCTGCTTGGGTCGAGAATGCCGCGCAGGAGCCGGCGCTGGTCGCAGCACTCAAGTCCGGCCATTCGCTGAAGGTCACCGCGACCTCGAAGCGGGGCACCCCCACCACCTACACCTATTCGCTGAAGGGCGTTACCGCAGCGCTCAAGCAGATCGAAAACTGCAAATAG
- a CDS encoding YkvA family protein, whose translation MDDIKYGEILMPGDEETQQRQEKSVRGKFWPTLRKAARYIPFSRDVVAAFYCALDTQTPTRVRGVLLAALGYFVMPIDIIPDFFAVIGYSDDAAVLALAFSMVRGHIRQEHYDAADRALANEVAAAKTA comes from the coding sequence ATGGATGACATCAAGTATGGGGAAATCCTGATGCCTGGTGACGAAGAGACCCAGCAGCGGCAGGAGAAGTCGGTGCGCGGCAAGTTCTGGCCGACCTTGCGCAAGGCTGCGCGGTATATCCCGTTTTCCCGCGATGTCGTCGCGGCTTTCTACTGTGCGCTCGATACGCAGACGCCGACGCGCGTTCGCGGCGTCCTTCTGGCCGCTCTCGGCTATTTCGTCATGCCGATCGACATCATCCCAGACTTCTTCGCCGTCATCGGCTATTCGGACGATGCCGCGGTTCTGGCGCTTGCCTTCAGCATGGTCAGGGGCCACATCCGCCAAGAGCATTATGACGCCGCCGACCGGGCTTTGGCCAACGAAGTTGCGGCGGCCAAGACGGCTTGA
- a CDS encoding 4a-hydroxytetrahydrobiopterin dehydratase: MKYEKLEPGAIDETVAGLGGWTLAADRLSISKSYKFRNFIEAFGFMTEAALTAEKLNHHPEWFNVYSRVDVTLTTHDAKGLTDHDVKLAKAMEKAAARRVD; the protein is encoded by the coding sequence ATGAAATACGAAAAGCTGGAACCGGGCGCAATCGATGAAACCGTCGCTGGCCTTGGTGGATGGACATTGGCGGCCGATCGCCTGTCGATTTCAAAGAGCTACAAATTCCGAAATTTCATCGAAGCTTTTGGTTTCATGACCGAAGCGGCCCTGACGGCGGAGAAACTCAACCATCATCCGGAATGGTTTAATGTCTATTCGCGTGTCGACGTGACATTGACGACCCATGATGCCAAGGGGTTGACCGATCATGACGTCAAGCTGGCAAAAGCGATGGAAAAGGCCGCGGCGCGGCGGGTCGATTGA
- a CDS encoding low molecular weight protein-tyrosine-phosphatase: protein MDRFRILFVCAGNICRSPLAEGIFRHLASEAGRSAAFEVDSAGIGGWHQGERPDRRSIAAAGGHGVDISGQRARRIEATDFDRFDLILAMDQDNLKNLRKIAPADALGKLHLFNALALGNSKDIPDPYYGGHEGFEAVYTMLLAGCSALLPTLGKALRAS from the coding sequence ATGGACCGCTTCAGGATTCTGTTTGTTTGCGCCGGCAATATCTGTCGCTCACCGCTTGCCGAAGGTATTTTCCGGCATCTTGCGAGCGAAGCCGGTCGCAGCGCCGCGTTCGAAGTCGATTCGGCCGGCATCGGCGGCTGGCATCAGGGAGAAAGGCCGGACCGCCGCTCGATTGCCGCGGCCGGAGGTCACGGCGTTGATATTTCCGGCCAACGCGCACGCCGCATCGAAGCCACCGACTTCGATCGGTTCGACCTGATCCTCGCAATGGATCAAGACAATTTGAAGAATTTGCGCAAGATCGCGCCTGCCGATGCGCTCGGCAAGCTACATCTCTTCAACGCCCTCGCACTCGGCAACAGCAAGGACATTCCCGATCCCTACTACGGTGGCCACGAAGGTTTCGAGGCGGTCTACACCATGCTCTTGGCGGGCTGCAGCGCGCTGCTTCCCACACTGGGGAAGGCGCTGCGGGCCTCATGA
- the thpR gene encoding RNA 2',3'-cyclic phosphodiesterase produces MPRLFTALEIPRNAAMSLSLLRGGLPGARWIDVENYHITLRFIGDVDGRTADEIVDRLDRIDRPEFQLRLEGIGSFGSKKPHSVWAGVTQTPDMYALQGEIERICQRIGLPPDPRKFTPHVTLARLKSSRVDDVVHYLSGRGDFHTSPFTAGRFVLLSSRESVGGGPYLTEEVFPLHEARSAFPSVGSSALQPAKSMV; encoded by the coding sequence ATGCCGAGACTTTTTACCGCCCTCGAAATTCCGCGCAACGCGGCCATGAGCCTTTCGTTGTTGCGCGGCGGTCTTCCCGGTGCCAGGTGGATCGACGTTGAAAATTATCACATCACCCTTCGTTTCATCGGCGATGTCGATGGACGCACGGCGGATGAGATCGTCGACCGTCTGGACCGTATAGACCGGCCGGAATTCCAGCTTCGGCTGGAAGGTATCGGCTCTTTCGGTTCCAAGAAACCACATTCGGTCTGGGCCGGCGTCACGCAGACGCCCGACATGTACGCCCTGCAAGGCGAGATCGAGCGAATCTGCCAGCGTATCGGCCTGCCGCCGGATCCGCGCAAGTTTACGCCGCATGTGACGCTCGCCCGCCTGAAATCCTCGCGCGTCGATGATGTCGTGCACTATCTCTCCGGACGCGGCGACTTCCACACCTCGCCGTTCACGGCGGGTCGCTTCGTGCTGTTGTCATCGCGCGAATCGGTCGGCGGCGGCCCCTACCTCACCGAAGAGGTCTTCCCGCTTCATGAGGCCCGCAGCGCCTTCCCCAGTGTGGGAAGCAGCGCGCTGCAGCCCGCCAAGAGCATGGTGTAG